The DNA segment GGTGACGGTCAGCTGTGATGCGGGTCCGGTGATGGTGATGATGCCGCGGTGGTGCAGTCGGTGATGGTAGGGGCAGAGCAGCACGAGGTTGTCCAGGTCGGTGGGCCCGCCGTCTTCCCAGTGCACGATGTGGTGGGCGTGCAGACCACGGGTGGCCTCACAGCCGGGCATCGCGCAGGTGCGGTGGCGGTGTTCGAGCGCGCGCCGCAGTCGGCGGTTGACCAGGCGGGTGGTGCGCCCGGAGCCGATGACGGCTCCGTCGCGTTCGAACCACACCTCGGCGGTGGCGTCACAGCCCAGGTAGCGGCGGTCGGCGTCCGAGAGCAGCGGCCCCACATGCAGGGCGGCGATGCGGTCCTTGACATCGACATGCACGACGACGGTGGTGCGGTGGCTGTGGGGGCGGCGGGTGGCCTCGGCGTCCCAGCCGGCCTCGACCAGGGCGTTGAAGGCATCGATGCGGGTGGGCATCGGTGGCCGGTTCACGGCCGGGCTGTCGCCGTGGTCGCGTTTCCACTGCGCGATCAGCCCGTCGTGGTGGGACTGCAGCGCGGCCTCGAATGCTGCGCCTTCGATATGGGGCAGTGTGATGGTCCAGCAGGTGAATTCGTCGTCGGTGGTCGTGGTGATCGACCCGCGCGTCTCCGGCTCGGGCTCGGGTTCGGGCTCGGGTTCGGGCTCGGGTTCGGGCTCGGGTTCGGGCTCGGGTTCGTCGTCGGCGTCGGGGTCGGGTGCTGGTTCGGGTTCGGGTTTTGGTTCGAGTTTGATCGCGGTGCGTAGCTGGCTGACCGAGGCGTTGGCGGCGAGTTCGGCGTAGTGGTCATCAGAGCCTGGGCTGGCGGCGTCGGCGATGGCCCCGACTTGGTCGAGTGAGAGCCGCCCTGCGCGCAGGTCTGCCACGCAGCGGGGGAACTCGGCGATCCGCTGGGCGATGGTGGCGACGGTTTTCGCATTCGTGGGGGACACTCCGGTTTTCCATGCCACCAATGCGGCGATGGAGCGGGCACCGGTGGCGCCCCATAGTTCGTCACCGTCGATCTCGGCCACGATTTCCACGATGCGCCCGTCGATGGCGTTGCGCTGACCGGTCAGCTCCGCGAGTTCCTCGAAGCGCGCCTCGAGCCGCGCAGCGCGGGGCGCGCTGGGGACGAAAGATGGTGCGCTCGAAGACATGCCACCATCATGGCAGCGGGGTCTGACAAATCTCGGCCCGCAGCCCTACGGCTGGATGCGGATCTCACCCGGCTTCCACAGCCCGCTGTGCGTCGCGGTGCCCAGGTCGATCTTCGCCGGTTCGGCGTCGACGATCGTGTCGAAGCGGCGCAGCGAACCCCAGTCCTGGCCCCAGTCCTGCGACAGGTAGGTCGACATCACCGACGCCCGCAGCAGCAGGTCGGTGATTCCCAGCAGGCCGCCGTTGAGGCCGTCCTGCCACGTGTCGGTGGACTGCAGCTTGGCGTAGTAGTCCGGTGAGATGCGGAACTTCGGCACCTCGGTGACCCCGTTGGCGTGCAGCATCGGCTGCTGGCAGGGAAAAGCCAACCCGACCGCCCAGTCCAGCAGCACGGGCTGCTCGGAGCCGACGTACTCCTGCACCGACCGAACCTCGGGGACGCGCGGCGGCGTCACCGCGATCCAGTCGCCCTGGCCCAGGTTCAGGTCTTCGGCGATCACCCGCACCGCGACGGCGTCGGCCGGGACCAGATCCCGCGGGTAGCGCAGGTTGCGCCACGACGGCGTCGGGCCGATGTCGTAGGGGTCGACGCGGCCCGCGGGCACCGGCGCCCCGTCGGGGCCGCGGCGGGCGTATTCCAGCGCGACGGTCTGCCCGTCGGTGAATCCTTCGGCGACACTGCGTCCGGCGATCGTCCCTGCGGCGGTGATGGTCACCAACGGGTGGGCGTCGTCCGGAGCGGGCAGTTCGTACCAGGCCGAGGCCAGCCGGCTCTCCTGTTGCACGCCAGACGAATACGTTCCCGCGACGGGAACGCGGGCCGGATCCAGCCCGTAGGGCAGCGGCACCGTGGACCCGTTCACGCCGGGGCGCGACAGCTTCTCGGGCCGGTTCCAGTCGTAGTCGGTGCCGGGCTGCGGGTTGTTCAGCCGGATCGCCTCGGCGATGATCCGCTCCGGAACGCCGTTGGGGGAGAAGCCGACCGGATCGGTTCCGCCGAGCGGCCCCAGCGGACCGTAATTGCCGGGCAGCGGCCGCAGGAAGCCCGCG comes from the Mycolicibacterium litorale genome and includes:
- a CDS encoding HNH endonuclease signature motif containing protein produces the protein MSSSAPSFVPSAPRAARLEARFEELAELTGQRNAIDGRIVEIVAEIDGDELWGATGARSIAALVAWKTGVSPTNAKTVATIAQRIAEFPRCVADLRAGRLSLDQVGAIADAASPGSDDHYAELAANASVSQLRTAIKLEPKPEPEPAPDPDADDEPEPEPEPEPEPEPEPEPEPEPETRGSITTTTDDEFTCWTITLPHIEGAAFEAALQSHHDGLIAQWKRDHGDSPAVNRPPMPTRIDAFNALVEAGWDAEATRRPHSHRTTVVVHVDVKDRIAALHVGPLLSDADRRYLGCDATAEVWFERDGAVIGSGRTTRLVNRRLRRALEHRHRTCAMPGCEATRGLHAHHIVHWEDGGPTDLDNLVLLCPYHHRLHHRGIITITGPASQLTVTDSTGRQLRSGSLARPPNLPPPTVPPYRGPSGERADWWWYTPFQPPPQATN